TGTAGTCGGTGCCGTCGCCGGCGGTCAGCGTGATCGGCGTGTCGCCGTAGATCGACGACACGGGTACGCCGCGATCCACGGCCGCGGAGTACACAAAGCCTTTGAACGATGAGCCCGGCTGACGTCGCGCCTGCCATGCGCGGTTGAACTGGCTCTTCGCCGAGAAACCAACGCCGCCGACCATCGCCTCTATCTCGCCGCTGCGCGGATCCTCGGCGACGAGCGCGCCTTGGTGCATGCCGTAGCCCCCCGCGAATCCCGCCGCGACGCCGCTCGTCACTGCTTTCTGCGCGATGTCTTCGAGCTTGGGATCGAGCGACGTATAGATGGTCAGGCCGCCATGAAGGAGTTGGTCGTCACTGTACGTCTTTTCAAGTTCGGCGATCACGTAGGTGGTGAAGTATGGATAGCGGTACGCCTCGACGCCGGCGGAGCGCGCGCCGACGAAGTGCAGCTTCGCCTGCGCCGCAGCTTCGGCTTGCGAGCGCGTGATGAATCCGCCCGCTTCCATACGGTCCAGCACGTGCACTTGGCGCTCTTTCGCCGACTGCAGGTCGGCGTAAGGCGAATAGGCCGAAGGCGCCGCCACGACGCCCGCGAGCATCGCGGCCTCGGGCAGCGTCAGTTTGGCGACGTCCTTGCCGAAATATGCGTGACTTGCGGCTTGCACGCCGTACGCGCCAGCCCCGAAGTAGATGAGGTTGAGGTATCGTTCGAGGATTTCGTCCTTCGTGTAGTAGCGCTCGATCTGCATCGCGAGCATCGCTTCTTCGATCTTCCGGCGGATCGTCTGTTCGTTGGTCAAGAAGAGATTGCGAGCGAGCTGCTGCGTGATGGTGCTTGCGCCTTGCGTGATCCGCTCGTGGTTATAGTTCGCCAACGCTGCGCGCATGATGCCGCGGATGTCCACGCCGTGGTGCTGGTAGAATCGCTCGTCTTCGGTCGCGACGATGGCTTGGCGCATCACTTGCGGGATATCGGTGATGGGCACGTAGACGCGGTCCTTGTCGTACAGGCGGGCCAAGACGACGCCGTCGCGCGAGAGGATGCGCGTGGTCGCGGCCGGTTCGATGTCCGACAAGCGGTCGATGCTCGGCAAATTCCGTCCGTACATGGTGACGATCGCAGCCGTGCCGATCGCCGCGCATAAGATGACGAGCGCGAACAGCATCGCGGCCACCGCGGCCCAAATGCGCGCAATCCGAAGCCAATCTCTTCGCGCGGCGCCCGTCAACGAGCGGGCCGGTCGACGGGAGTTTTTGCAAACGCGTCGAGCACGCCGTTGACGAATCCCGGGCTTGCGTCCGTGGACATGCGCCGCGCCAATTCAACCGCGTGATTTATCACCGCCGTGGTCTCCGCCTCGGGCCGGTTGCGAAGCTCCCACGCGCACATGTCGAGCAAGAGCCTATCGACGCCCGGCAACCGCTGCATCGTCCACCGCCTCAAGTGCGGCGCGAGCTCCGACTCCAACTCGGCTTTCGAGGACAGGGTGCCCCGCACGATCAGTTCGACGAGCTGCCAGTCGGTCGCGCGCGGCGCGTCGGCGCGGCTGTCGATCGCGGGATAGTCGGGTTCGTACGGATCTTCTTCCGCCGCCAGGTCGCCGCGTCCGAATACGCCCACTTCGTCGCGCGCCTGGGCGAGCACGTCCTCTAGGGGCATGGCGCCGATGTCGACCGCATAGAGGATCTCAAGCGCGACGCGGTGCTCGCGGCGTTCAACCGCCATGCGATCCGGCAGCCGCTGTTTGCGGCGAGAGCAGTTCTTCGCGCAGCCACGTCACGTGCGTCCGTCCCTCGACGAACGACGGGTTCATCATGATCCGTTGATGCAAGCCGAGGGTGGTGGCCAGCCCGCGCACTTCGGTCTCGAAGAGCGCGCGCCGCATCCTCGAGATCGCGTCGTTGCGGTCGCGGCCGGATGCCGTGATCTTCGCGAGCAGCGAATCGTAGTATGGCGGCACTTCACAGCCGGTATAGATGTGCGTGTCGACGCGGATTCCCGGTCCGCCCGGCATGAGCACGCTTCCGAGCCGGCCGGCCGCAGGGGTGAACTTCTTGTCGGGATCCTCTGCGTTGATGCGGCATTCGATGGCGTGACCGCGCGGTTTGATATCCTCCTGCCGGCGCGTCAGCCGCTCGCCCGCGGCGATGCGGATCTGCCACTTCACGAGATCGACGCCGTACACGACTTCGGTGACCGGATGCTCGACTTGGATGCGCGTGTTCATCTCCATGAAAAAGAACTTGCCGTCTTCGGTGACGAGAAATTCGAGCGTGCCTGCGTTCGCGTAGCCGCAAGCGCGCGATGCGCGGACCGCCGCTTCGTAGAGCTTCATGCGAAGGTCGGCGTCGAGGTTGTGCGCTGGCGCTTCTTCCAGAAGTTTTTGGTGCGACGGTTTTTGCACGGAACAGTCACGCTCGCCGACGTGGATCACGTGACCGTACTCGTCGGCCAACACCTGCACTTCGATGTGGCGCGGCCGCACGAGCAGTTTCTCGATGTAAACGCCGCCGTTGCCGAACGCCGCTTGGGCCTCGCCGCCCGCGGCGGTGAGTCCGGCCGCGAGATCGGCATCGCGCCCGACGATCCGCATGCCCTTGCCGCCGCCACCCGCGGTGGCCTTGATGAGCACCGGGTAGCCGGCTTCGGCGCAGAATTTCTTCGCTTCGGTCAGCGAGTCGATGATGCCTGACCCCGGAATGACCGGCACGCCGGCTTCCAACATCCGATGCTTTGCGCTGGCTTTGTCGCCCATCAATGCGATCGCGGTCGCCGGCGGACCGATGAATTTGATGCCGTGCGATGCGCAGATCTCGGCGAAGCCCGCGTTCTCGGAGAGAAAGCCGTAGCCCGGGTGGATGGCGTCCACCCCCGCAAGTTCCGCGGCGCTGATGATGTTCGGCACGTTGAGGTACGATCGGCCGCTCGGCCCGGGGCCGACGCAAAACGCTTCATCGGCAAACCGCACGTGCAGCGAGTTGCGATCGGCCTCCGAGAATATCGCGACGCTCTTGCAATCGAGTTCGCGGCACGCGCGGATGATGCGAAGCGCGATCTCGCCGCGGTTGGCGATCAAGACTTTGTTGAACAAGGTGTTCCTATTTCAGATCCCCGGCGGCGATGTTCGGCCCGGGTCGACCGAATTCAAGAGCGGCTCGAGCGCGTATCCGAATTCGTCCACCGCATCTTCGACCGGCTCGACGAATCCGGTGCGCGCGTCGACGGCGCTTTCGGCTTGCGGCGGGATGTCGCCGCGTTCGACGACGAACAGCACCTCGCCGAACTCGACAGCCTGACCGTCTTCGACTGCTTGCGCGACGAAAAAGCATGGTGCGCCCGCGCGCACGGGATTGCGTAACTTCAACGCTTCCACGAAACCGAGGACGCGGTCCGCGGCAACCCGTTCGCCAAACTCCGGAACGTCGGGTGCGGGCCTGAAAACGCCGACAGCTTCGGCGTTGATCGTGTCGTAGGCGCGACCCGGTTCGCCTTCTTGGATTTTCGGCGCGTGCGACGACTTTGGGGCGGCCGAGGGCTTTGCGCCATCGGCTGCGCTCGGCGCGGCCTTGACCAAGGTGACCATGCCATCCGCCGTGCGAACGCGCAGTTGCATCAGCGGCAATTGAGCGAATATCCGAGCGAGCGGAGCGACGCGTTCGTTGACAAAGGACAATAGCTCGGTCGTGTCCGCTTCTTCGTGGTTATCGGTCACGGGCATCTGTTTCGCGTTGCCGCACCGGGGAGCCTGTTCGACGCGTCCCCCAGACGACCATCGCATACGCCGTGCGGCGCACGATCTCACCTGGCTGCCAAGTTTTTCGCATCGCCGCGACGCCGTCGCGAAACTCCTCATCCGACAGCAGATGGAACGATGACAAGTACTTTCGCTGCACCTTTGCGATGATAGCCTCTGCAGGATCGTCCAGCTCTAGAGCGATCAGTCTCGCGTCCACCCGCGCAAAATCCGCGCGCCTCATCGCCGCTTCCAACTGTTGAAGGCTCGGGAAGCGCGCCAAGTCCAGCGCCGCCATCGACGGGAAGAATGGAGCGAATTCCGATTCGACGAAGTGGCGATGCGGAAACGATGCCAACGAAAGCGCACCGCCGGGCGCAAGCGCCGCACATGCGCGATGGCAAAAAGCAGGCACGTCCAGGTACTGCAAGGCGTAGAACGCCGTGATGGCGTCGTAGTTCCCGCCGGGCAGCGCGACGTTGGCATCGCCGCGTATGTAATCGGGAGGGATCCCGTCTTCGGCGAATTTCGTGGCGCGCGCGGCTGCGAGCATCGTCTCGCTCTTGTCCACGCCGCTGACGCGTGCGCCGCGCGCCGCCATCGCGCGCGTGAAGCGGCCCGTGCCACAACCGACATCCAGAACGAGCTTGCCGTTCAAAGATCCTAGCGCCGAAATCGCGGCATCGAGCACCGCCGTATCGAACGCCGAAAAAGGACGCAATTCTGCGTACGCGTCTCCGGCGCCGCC
This sequence is a window from Candidatus Eremiobacteraceae bacterium. Protein-coding genes within it:
- a CDS encoding PBP1A family penicillin-binding protein, with amino-acid sequence MLFALVILCAAIGTAAIVTMYGRNLPSIDRLSDIEPAATTRILSRDGVVLARLYDKDRVYVPITDIPQVMRQAIVATEDERFYQHHGVDIRGIMRAALANYNHERITQGASTITQQLARNLFLTNEQTIRRKIEEAMLAMQIERYYTKDEILERYLNLIYFGAGAYGVQAASHAYFGKDVAKLTLPEAAMLAGVVAAPSAYSPYADLQSAKERQVHVLDRMEAGGFITRSQAEAAAQAKLHFVGARSAGVEAYRYPYFTTYVIAELEKTYSDDQLLHGGLTIYTSLDPKLEDIAQKAVTSGVAAGFAGGYGMHQGALVAEDPRSGEIEAMVGGVGFSAKSQFNRAWQARRQPGSSFKGFVYSAAVDRGVPVSSIYGDTPITLTAGDGTDYKPMDDDHRFLGEITLRRAFALSRNVVAVKLAQTIGIDTVIDYAHKMGITEDLQPDLSLALGTGVVSPLDMVSGYSTIADGGVYTPPTGIRFVTDKYGSIILDNRYPQRRVALSSGTAFIMTTMMESVIQAGTGYPNAIIGRPAAGKTGTTSDFRDAWFVGFVPQLSAAVWVGNDDYSKMYESYGGNVPALIWAAFMKRALAPVKAQDFASQPPDVQEVRICAGQNRRALPGQGGEGEYFLNGTAPLAYCAPVRPVVSKGAQLIGPIDDANVLPAWQSTPTPGPGGTPEPLQSPEPTQPPAPEAPSPLPTSTP
- the nusB gene encoding transcription antitermination factor NusB, whose protein sequence is MAVERREHRVALEILYAVDIGAMPLEDVLAQARDEVGVFGRGDLAAEEDPYEPDYPAIDSRADAPRATDWQLVELIVRGTLSSKAELESELAPHLRRWTMQRLPGVDRLLLDMCAWELRNRPEAETTAVINHAVELARRMSTDASPGFVNGVLDAFAKTPVDRPAR
- the accC gene encoding acetyl-CoA carboxylase biotin carboxylase subunit, whose product is MFNKVLIANRGEIALRIIRACRELDCKSVAIFSEADRNSLHVRFADEAFCVGPGPSGRSYLNVPNIISAAELAGVDAIHPGYGFLSENAGFAEICASHGIKFIGPPATAIALMGDKASAKHRMLEAGVPVIPGSGIIDSLTEAKKFCAEAGYPVLIKATAGGGGKGMRIVGRDADLAAGLTAAGGEAQAAFGNGGVYIEKLLVRPRHIEVQVLADEYGHVIHVGERDCSVQKPSHQKLLEEAPAHNLDADLRMKLYEAAVRASRACGYANAGTLEFLVTEDGKFFFMEMNTRIQVEHPVTEVVYGVDLVKWQIRIAAGERLTRRQEDIKPRGHAIECRINAEDPDKKFTPAAGRLGSVLMPGGPGIRVDTHIYTGCEVPPYYDSLLAKITASGRDRNDAISRMRRALFETEVRGLATTLGLHQRIMMNPSFVEGRTHVTWLREELLSPQTAAAGSHGG
- the folK gene encoding 2-amino-4-hydroxy-6-hydroxymethyldihydropteridine diphosphokinase, with the protein product MKPVLAHIGLGSNMCDSAGYVREGLAALERVGRVLAVSDLYLTQPWGLIDQPRFVNAVAAVETTLTPPRLVDALIGIEREFGRVRDVRYGPRTIDLDLLLYADESLDEAACIVPHPQLANRAFVLEPLAEVASGTRVPGTGKTVGELLLALPLADRQGVRRMSGTAHLAPPRSLDYDAPGGAGDAYAELRPFSAFDTAVLDAAISALGSLNGKLVLDVGCGTGRFTRAMAARGARVSGVDKSETMLAAARATKFAEDGIPPDYIRGDANVALPGGNYDAITAFYALQYLDVPAFCHRACAALAPGGALSLASFPHRHFVESEFAPFFPSMAALDLARFPSLQQLEAAMRRADFARVDARLIALELDDPAEAIIAKVQRKYLSSFHLLSDEEFRDGVAAMRKTWQPGEIVRRTAYAMVVWGTRRTGSPVRQRETDARDR